From the Euphorbia lathyris chromosome 6, ddEupLath1.1, whole genome shotgun sequence genome, one window contains:
- the LOC136233450 gene encoding F-box/kelch-repeat protein At1g55270 has translation MNLSDYKMETRSSNASRGFRVQAPLVDSVSCYCKVDSGLKTVAEARKFVPGSKLCIQPDINPNAHRTKNSRRERTRVQPPLLPGLPDDLAIACLIRVPRAEHRKLRLVCKRWYRLLAGNFFYSLRKSLGIAEEWVYVIKRDRDGKISWNAFDPVYQLWQPLPPVPREYSEALGFGCAVLSGCFLYLFGGKDPLRGSMRRVIFYSARTNKWNRAPDMLRKRHFFGSCVINNCLYVAGGECEGLPRTLRSAEVYDPNKNRWSFISDMSTAMVPFIGVVYDGKWFLKGLGSHREVMSEAYDPDTNSWTPVSDGMVAGWRNPSISLNGRLYALDCRDGCKLRAYDGSTDSWNKFIDSRLHLGSSHAMEAAALVPLNGKLCIVRNNMSISLVDVSSPERHVESNPHLWENIAGRGHFRTLVTNIWSSIAGRGSLKSHIVHCQVLQA, from the exons ATGAATCTCTCCGACTACAAGATGGAAACGCGATCTTCAAATGCTTCTCGAGGGTTTAGAGTTCAAGCTCCACTT GTTGATTCTGTGTCCTGCTATTGCAAAGTAGATTCTGGATTAAAAACGGTTGCTGAGGCAAGAAAGTTCGTCCCTGGATCAAAACTTTGTATCCAGCCTGATATCAATCCTAATGCACACAGAACAAAAAATTCGCGGCGGGAGAGAACACGTGTGCAACCGCCACTTCTTCCTGGCCTTCCTGATGATCTTGCCATTGCGTGTCTGATTCGAGTTCCTCGAGCTGAACATCGTAAACTCCGTCTAGTTTGTAAGCGATGGTACCGCCTACTGGctggaaatttcttttattctcttaggaaaagccttggtattgcAGAGGAGTGGGTTTATGTCATCAAGCGAGATCGTGATGGAAAGATCTCATGGAATGCTTTCGATCCTGTGTATCAACTCTGGCAGCCACTTCCACCAGTTCCCCGGGAATATTCCGAGGCGCTTGGTTTTGGATGTGCTGTTTTAAGTGGTTGCTTCTTGTATTTATTTGGGGGGAAGGATCCACTCAGAGGGTCTATGAgaagggttattttctatagtGCCCGAACAAATAAATGGAATAGGGCGCCTGATATGCTTCGAAAACGCCATTTCTTTGGCTCTTGTGTTATAAATAACTGCCTCTATGTGGCTGGAGGAGAGTGTGAAGGACTACCAAGGACTCTTCGATCAGCTGAAGTTTATGACCCTAACAAGAACAGGTGGAGCTTTATTTCCGATATGAGCACAGCTATGGTTCCTTTTATTGGCGTAGTTTACGATGGAAAGTGGTTTCTAAAAGGTCTCGGGTCTCACCGTGAGGTCATGAGTGAAGCCTATGATCCGGATACCAATAGCTGGACCCCAGTTAGCGATGGTATGGTTGCTGGTTGGCGCAATCCAAGCATCTCTTTAAACGGGAGGCTCTATGCTTTAGATTGCCGAGACGGCTGCAAACTTAGGGCTTACGACGGCTCAACAGATTCATGGAACAAATTTATAGATAGTAGGCTGCATCTAGGGAGTTCTCATGCTATGGAAGCTGCTGCTCTGGTTCCCCTCAACGGAAAGCTTTGCATTGTCCGTAACAACATGAGCATAAGTCTAGTTGATGTTTCGAGTCCCGAAAGGCACGTGGAGAGTAACCCTCACCTATGGGAGAATATAGCAGGGAGAGGTCATTTCAGGACACTAGTCACGAACATATGGTCGAGTATTGCAGGACGAGGTAGTCTGAAAAGTCACATTGTCCACTGCCAGGTACTTCAAGCTTga
- the LOC136233398 gene encoding AT-hook motif nuclear-localized protein 15-like, producing MSHFATAPLSLSRDTSDDSSSGQTPLLPPSSSTKRTPLPENSQRKPRGRPPGSKNKPKPPVFITKHTDSDSDSSIKPAILEISAGADIIHSIIKFATKNHVGVTVLSATGSVSNVTLRHPNAHAPSLSLHGPFNLLALCGSFLGGSSCLSFGISLAGAQGQVFGGIVAGKVVAASQVVVVAATFRDPVVHRVPRGGDEAGEEDEEEGDEEMSKVESMSVYGNVANPTPINCQIAPDTVHWAHHY from the coding sequence ATGTCTCACTTTGCCACtgctcctctctctctctctagagaCACCTCCGACGACTCCTCCTCCGGCCAAACCCCACTCCTACCACCGTCTTCCTCCACCAAACGTACGCCCCTACCGGAAAACTCTCAAAGAAAACCTAGAGGAAGACCTCCGGGTTCCAAAAACAAACCCAAACCCCCCGTTTTCATCACGAAACACACCGACTCCGACTCCGACTCCTCTATAAAACCAGCGATTCTCGAAATCTCCGCCGGCGCCGATATAATCCACTCCATAATCAAATTCGCGACGAAAAATCACGTCGGTGTAACTGTTTTGAGTGCAACAGGGTCTGTTTCGAATGTCACGCTCCGTCACCCGAACGCTCACGCGCCGTCTCTGTCGTTACACGGGCCGTTTAACTTGCTGGCGTTGTGCGGGTCGTTTTTGGGGGGTTCGAGTTGTTTGAGTTTTGGGATATCGCTTGCGGGTGCGCAGGGGCAGGTTTTTGGTGGGATTGTGGCTGGGAAAGTTGTGGCGGCGAGTCAAGTTGTGGTGGTGGCGGCGACGTTTAGGGACCCGGTGGTTCATAGAGTGCCGCGTGGTGGCGATGAGGCGGGggaggaggatgaggaggagGGTGATGAAGAGATGAGTAAGGTTGAGTCTATGTCTGTTTATGGTAATGTGGCTAATCCGACTCCGATTAATTGCCAGATAGCTCCTGATACTGTTCATTGGGCTCATCATTATTAG